A genomic stretch from Leishmania donovani BPK282A1 complete genome, chromosome 36 includes:
- a CDS encoding 60S ribosomal protein L34, putative: protein MSCPRVQYRRRMHYATRGNRMKMVRTPGNKLVMQKRAKRSQGIHTPWVLGHKRLGGTKALRHIDARLASRHEKSVSRAYGGVLSHDQVRDRVVRAFLVEEQRIVKQALKEHSKMKLSHKRTANKKKSKQSKKEAIAKKISTKTVSKKKAPAKKATTTRQPVGSKLVKK from the coding sequence ATGTCCTGCCCTCGCGTTCAGTACCGCCGTCGCATGCACTATGCCACTCGTGGCAACCGCATGAAGATGGTCCGCACCCCGGGCAACAAGCTTGTGATGCAGAAGCGCGCGAAGCGCTCGCAGGGTATCCACACCCCGTGGGTGCTCGGTCACAAGCGCCTTGGCGGCAccaaggcgctgcgccacatcgACGCTCGCCTCGCCTCCCGCCACGAGAAGAGCGTGTCCCGCGCGTACGGTGGTGTGCTGAGCCACGATCAGGTCCGCGACCGCGTCGTGCGCGCCTTCctcgtggaggagcagcgcatcgtcaAGCAGGCGCTCAAGGAGCACAGCAAGATGAAGCTCTCGCATAAGCGCACTGCGAAtaagaagaagagcaagcAGTCGAAGAAGGAGGCCATCGCCAAGAAGATCTCCACCAAGACGGTTTCCAAGAAGAAGGCGCCGGCGAAGAAAGCCACCACGACGCGCCAGCCGGTCGGCTCTAAGCTGGTGAAGAAGTAA
- a CDS encoding basic transcription factor 3a, putative translates to MPITQEQLKRRAEMVRTGGKGSMRRTTKAHHKSTGDDKKVQVTLRRLGVTPFSDIDEAVFYRQDGSAYYFSKPKVQASMQTQCFVVSGDYDVKSADEVDAKKD, encoded by the coding sequence ATGCCGATTACGCAGGAACAACTGAAGCGCCGCGCCGAGATGGTGCGCACCGGTGGCAAGGGCTCCatgcgccgcaccaccaAGGCCCACCACAAGAGCACTGGCGATGACAAGAAGGTTCAGGTCACCCTCCGCCGCCTGGGCGTCACCCCCTTCAGCGATATCGACGAGGCCGTGTTCTACCGCCAGGACGGCAGCGCCTACTACTTCTCCAAGCCGAAGGTGCAGGCCTCCATGCAGACGCAGTGCTTCGTGGTGTCGGGTGACTACGATGTAAAGTCCGCCGATGAGGTGGATGCCAAGAAGGACTAA
- a CDS encoding 60S ribosomal protein L10a, putative: MSKIAPQTLVEAIQAVLKVDKERKFKESVDLQVNLKNYDPQKDKRFSGSLKLPNVCRPRMTVCLLCDLVHEDIAKKEG; encoded by the coding sequence ATGTCCAAGATCGCCCCGCAAACCCTGGTGGAGGCCATCCAGGCCGTCCTGAAGGTGGACAAGGAGCGCAAGTTCAAGGAGAGCGTCGATCTGCAGGTCAACCTGAAGAACTACGACCCCCAGAAAGACAAGCGTTTCTCTGGTTCCCTGAAGCTGCCGAATGTGTGCCGCCCGCGCATGACGGTGTGCCTGTTGTGCGACCTCGTGCACGAGGACATCGCCAAGAAGGAAGGT
- a CDS encoding aminomethyltransferase, mitochondrial precursor, putative — translation MSASLKKTALHSFHLAQQAKMDAFAGYHMPISYGRFGVLKEHLYTRQVAGIFDVSHMGQYEVRGADREKFMEHVTPVDLQRTRAGQGALTMLTNAQGGIKDDCIVTRMADHLFLVLNAGCKEKDVAHMERVLREGAMKGADVQLVPLDRSLIALQGPQAAAILSEFMDDVPDMGFMQCRQRVSIKGMEVQVTRCGYTGEDGFEMSVSNTDIVAFVELLMSRKAEMIGLGARDSLRLEAGLNLYGHELTEDINPVAARFMWAISKRRMAEGGFIGYEPIKYFRDNASKGAVPRLRVGLVSTGPVAREKTVIEVGGKPVGEVTSGCPSPCLKKNIAIGYLDRKLAKDGAKVDLVVRGRRVAAEVVTPPFVPTRYYRKPK, via the coding sequence ATGAGCGCCTCCCTCAAGAAGACGGCACTCCACAGCTTCCATCTCGCTCAGCAAGCGAAGATGGATGCATTCGCGGGCTATCACATGCCCATTTCCTATGGCAGGTTTGGTGTGCTGAAGGAGCACTTGTACACTCGCCAGGTCGCCGGCATATTTGACGTATCGCACATGGGTCAGTATGAGGTTCGCGGCGCGGACCGTGAGAAGTTCATGGAGCACGTCACCCCGGTGGACCTCCAGCGCACCCGGGCCGGACAAGGGGCGCTGACTATGCTGACGAACGCGCAAGGAGGCATCAAAGACGACTGCATCGTGACGAGGATGGCCGACCATCTGTTCCTTGTGCTGAACGCTGGGTGTAAGGAGAAGGATGTGGCGCACATGgagcgtgtgctgcgtgAGGGCGCGATGAAGGGTGCGGATGTGCAGCTTGTGCCGCTGGATCGCTCGCTTATCGCGCTGCAGGGCCCGCAGGCCGCCGCGATCCTCTCCGAGTTCATGGATGACGTGCCGGACATGGGCTTCATGCAGTGCCGCCAGAGGGTGAGCATCAAGGGCATGGAGGTGCAGGTGACGCGGTGCGGCTACACGGGCGAGGACGGCTTCGAAATGTCTGTGTCGAACACGGACATTGTAGCGTTTGTGGAGCTCCTCATGTCGAGGAAGGCAGAAATGATCGGCCTGGGTGCTCGCGACAGCCTTCGTCTGGAGGCGGGGTTGAACCTGTACGGTCACGAGCTGACCGAGGATATCAACCCTGTGGCGGCTCGCTTCATGTGGGCGATTTCGAAGCGCCGAATGGCGGAGGGCGGCTTCATTGGCTACGAGCCGATTAAGTACTTCCGGGACAACGCTAGCAAgggcgctgtgccgcggctgcgagTGGGCCTCGTTTCCACTGGTCCGGTTGCTCGTGAGAAGACTGTCATCGAGGTGGGTGGGAAGCCGGTGGGCGAGGTGACCAGTGGCTGTCCGTCTCCGTGCTTGAAAAAGAACATCGCCATCGGCTACCTCGACCGTAAGCTGGCCAAGGATGGCGCGAAGGTGGACCTGGTTGTGCGGGGCCGCCGCGTGGCTGCTGAGGTGGTCACTCCGCCGTTCGTGCCTACCCGGTACTACCGCAAGCCCAAATGA
- a CDS encoding 40S ribosomal protein S27-1, putative, producing the protein MGFFDADLSYPTVRTERMKHKRRRLVQGPNSYFMDVSCPRCRQVTVVYSHATTSVECKGCSKKLCRPTGGKALLVEGCGYRRKPDH; encoded by the coding sequence ATGGGCTTCTTTGACGCTGACCTCAGCTACCCCACTGTGCGCACGGAGCGCATGAAGCAcaagcgccgtcgccttgtGCAGGGCCCGAACTCGTACTTCATGGACGTGAGCTGCCCGCGTTGCCGCCAGGTGACTGTGGTGTACAGCCACGCCACCACGTCGGTGGAGTGCAAGGGCTGCTCCAAGAAGCTCTGCCGCCCCACTGGTGGTAAGGCGCTGCTCGTGGAGGGCTGCGGGTACCGCCGCAAGCCAGACCACTAA
- a CDS encoding aminomethyltransferase, mitochondrial precursor, putative — MSASLKKTALHSFHLAQQAKMDAFAGYHMPISYGRFGVLKEHLYTRQVAGIFDVSHMGQYEVRGADREKFMEHVTPVDLQRTRAGQGALTMLTNA, encoded by the coding sequence ATGAGCGCCTCCCTCAAGAAGACGGCACTCCACAGCTTCCATCTCGCTCAGCAAGCGAAGATGGATGCATTCGCGGGCTATCACATGCCCATTTCCTATGGCAGGTTTGGTGTGCTGAAGGAGCACTTGTACACTCGCCAGGTCGCCGGCATATTTGACGTATCGCACATGGGTCAGTATGAGGTTCGCGGCGCGGACCGTGAGAAGTTCATGGAGCACGTCACCCCGGTGGACCTCCAGCGCACCCGGGCCGGACAAGGGGCGCTGACTATGCTGACGAACGCG